In Populus trichocarpa isolate Nisqually-1 chromosome 12, P.trichocarpa_v4.1, whole genome shotgun sequence, a genomic segment contains:
- the LOC7454021 gene encoding eukaryotic translation initiation factor 5B isoform X2: MGRKKPAARDEENAPAGGGGKSKKKGLMIDDDEYSVGTELSEETQVQEEKVVITGKKKGKKGNQKDFKEEKGDGEEEEVPEVVFAGKKKSKGKKSGAGGNAGFSSSNFALLGGDEDDDGNDDDDERSELTGEKDSEEEDEPVASFKGKTKGKGDKGSDGGSLFSASAFDAIDDGEIDGEVVDKEEDDDDNDVPVIEFTGKKKKSAKGGKKDAGSVFLAASFDGLDENEDDEKKDEDEDFGAITFSGKKKKSSKSSKKSGSNKFSAALLDDENDEETSVSESVKTNDDVIGVEDEDESVVAFTGKKKKSSKKKGASNHVFSALGGEDEREVAEMVEPEEPNIVEANDSKVTKSEAVAETSKNKKKKKGKSGRTAQEEDDLDKILAELGGGASTLKPSESPPQEEKLNVQPEPVAVPDALVEKEGEEEKEESAAAKKKKKKKEKEKEKKVAAAAAAAAKEEKLEEAKAETSEPKKTDAKGKAAEKKLPKHVREMQEALARRKEMEERKAKEEEEKRRKEEEERLRQEELERQAEEARRRKKEREKEKLLKKKQEGKLLTGKQKEEQRRLEAMRNQILANAGITVPTADRDNAPTKRPRYQTKKSKPAHHQANGIKIEEHVEAKGKEQEEQEEVHEVETVELEKAEPVEEEKTEVASVPEENGMEEDDDDEEWDAKSWDDVNLNVKGAFDDEEDSEPEPVLKKETKSSVPASRGADAKPAIAVRKPVTSQPMDSRDVENKKIQTEVEVSDKNRKKDAAVKNKGAVSDAIPKQGEENLRSPICCIMGHVDTGKTKLLDCIRGTNVQEGEAGGITQQIGATYFPAENIRERTKELKADAKLNVPGLLVIDTPGHESFTNLRSRGSGLCDIAILVVDIMHGLEPQTIESLNLLRMRNTEFIVALNKVDRLYAWKAQRNAPIRKALKQQSKDVQNEFDRRLMEVITQFKEQGLNTELYYKNKDMGETFNIVPTSAISGEGIPDLLLLLIQWSQKTMIEKLTFRNEVQCTVLEVKVIEGHGTTIDVVLVNGVLHEGDQIVVCGLQGPIVTTIRALLTPHPMKELRVKGTYLHHKEIKAAQGIKITGQGLEHAIAGTGLYVVGRDDDVEDVKESAMEDMKSVMSRIDKTGEGVYVQASTLGSLEALLEFLKSPAVSIPVSGIGIGPVHKKDVMKSSVMLEKKKEYATILAFDVKVTPEARELADELGVKIFIADIIYHLFDQFKAYIQNLKEEKKREAADEAVFPCVLEIIPECIFNKKDPIILGVDVLEGILKVGTPLCVPQKEYIDIGRIASIEFNKKSVDYAKKGQKVAIKIVGTNAEEQQKMHGRHFDNEDQLVSHITRRSIDILKVNYRDDLSIEDWRLVVKLKTLFKIQ; the protein is encoded by the exons ATGGGTAGAAAGAAGCCAGCCGCGCGTGATGAGGAGAACGCTCCTGCGGGTGGTGGAGGGAAGTCGAAGAAGAAGGGGTTGatgattgatgatgatgagtattCGGTTGGGACCGAGTTGTCCGAGGAGACACAGGTTCAGGAGGAGAAAGTTGTGATTACTGGGAAAAAGAAGGGTAAGAAGGGGAATCAGAAGGATTTTAAGGAAGAGAAGGGGGATGGTGAGGAGGAGGAAGTGCCGGAGGTTGTGTTTGCTGGGAAAAAGAAGTCGAAAGGGAAGAAGAGTGGTGCTGGTGGGAATGCTGGTTTTTCATCGTCCAATTTTGCCTTATTGGGAggtgatgaggatgatgatggtaatgatgatgacgatgagAGATCGGAATTGACTGGCGAGAAAGATAGCGAGGAGGAGGATGAGCCTGTGGCAAGTTTTAAAGGGAAGACAAAGGGTAAGGGGGATAAGGGGAGTGATGGTGGTAGTTTGTTTAGTGCATCGGCTTTTGATGCTATTGACGATGGTGAGATTGATGGAGAGGTAGTGGATAAAGAAGAGGATGATGATGACAATGACGTGCCTGTTATTGAATTTacaggaaagaagaagaagtcggCAAAGGGTGGTAAGAAGGATGCTGGGAGTGTGTTTTTGGCAGCGAGTTTCGATGGGTTAGATGAGAATGAGGATGACGAGAAGAAAGATGAGGATGAGGATTTTGGTGCGATTACTTTCTCTGGTAAGAAGAAGAAGTCTTCCAAGTCTAGCAAAAAGAGTGGTAGTAATAAATTTAGTGCGGCATTGCTTGATGATGAGAATGATGAAGAGACTTCTGTGTCTGAATCAGTGAAAACCAATGATGATGTGATTGGCGTTGAGGATGAAGATGAGTCGGTGGTTGCATTTACTGGTAAGAAGAAGAAGTCTTCTAAGAAGAAGGGGGCTagtaatcatgttttttctgcATTGGGTGGAGAGGATGAGAGAGAAGTTGCTGAGATGGTTGAACCAGAAGAACCTAATATTGTCGAAGCTAATGATAGTAAGGTTACTAAGAGTGAAGCGGTGGCAGAGACttcaaagaataagaagaagaagaagggtaaGAGTGGAAGGACTGCTCAAGAAGAGGATGATTTGGATAAGATTCTTGCGGAGCTAGGTGGGGGGGCATCTACTTTGAAACCTTCTGAATCACCTCCACAAGAGGAGAAACTTAATGTTCAGCCTGAACCAGTTGCAGTGCCAGATGCTCTGGTCGAGAAGGAgggtgaagaagaaaaagaagagtctGCTGctgcaaagaagaagaagaagaagaaagagaaggagaaagagaagaaggtaGCTGCTGCCGCTGCTGCAGCGGCAAAGGAAGAAAAGCTGGAAGAAGCAAAAGCTGAAACAAGTGAGCCAAAAAAGACAGATGCAAAGGGTAAAGCTGCTGAAAAGAAGCTTCCTAAGCATGTTAGAGAGATGCAAGAGGCACTTGCTAGGAGAAAAGAAATGGAGGAGAGAAAAGCAAAggaggaagaggagaagaggaggaaggaagaagaggaaagaCTAAGGCAAGAAGAACTTGAGAGGCAAGCAGAAGAGGCTAGGCGTAGGAAGAAGGAAAGGGAAAAGGAGAAACTCTTGAAGAAGAAACAGGAAGGCAAGCTTCTAACAGGGAAGCAGAAGGAAGAACAACGGCGGCTAGAGGCTATGCGGAATCAAATACTTGCTAATGCAGGCATCACTGTCCCTACTGCAGACAGAGATAATGCACCTACAAAACGGCCCAGGTACCAGACTAAGAAGTCAAAACCAGCTCACCATCAAGCAAATGGTATCAAGATAGAGGAACATGTAGAAGCTAAAGGAAAAGAGCAAGAGGAGCAGGAAGAAGTGCATGAGGTGGAAACCGTAGAATTAGAGAAGGCTGAACCAGTGGAGGAAGAGAAAACAGAAGTTGCTAGTGTACCTGAGGAGAATGGAATGGAGGAAGATGACGATGATGAGGAATGGGATGCAAAGAGCTGGGATGATGTAAATCTTAATGTTAAGGGTGcatttgatgatgaggaggaTTCTGAGCCTGAACCTGTCTTGAAGAAGGAAACAAAGAGTTCTGTTCCAGCTTCTCGCGGTGCAG ATGCCAAGCCTGCAATTGCAGTCAGAAAACCTGTTACATCACAGCCAATGGATTCTCGTGAtgttgaaaataagaaaattcagaCTGAGGTTGAAGTTTCTGACAAAAACAGGAAGAAAGACGCTGCTGTGAAAAATAAAGGAGCAGTTTCAGATGCCATCCCTAAACAGGGTGAAGAGAACCTGCGCTCTCCAATTTGCTGTATTATGGGCCATGTTGATACTGGTAAAACCAAGCTGTTGGATTGTATTCGAGGCACCAATGTGCAAGAAGGTGAGGCTGGGGGTATCACGCAACAGATTGGTGCAACATACTTTCCTGCTGAGAACATACGGGAAAGAACAAAGGAATTGAAAGCTGATGCAAAACTAAATGTCCCTGGTCTGTTGGTTATTGATACCCCTGGCCATGAATCTTTTACTAATCTACGGTCACGCGGTTCAGGTTTATGTGACATTGCTATTCTGGTTGTTGACATAATGCATGGCTTGGAGCCGCAAACCATAGAATCACTCAATCTTTTGAGGATGAGGAATACAGAATTTATTGTTGCATTAAAtaag GTGGACAGACTCTATGCATGGAAAGCACAACGTAATGCACCTATTAGAAAGGCATTGAAGCAGCAATCAAAAGATGTGCAAAATGAATTTGACAGGAGGCTCATGGAG GTCATAACTCAGTTCAAGGAGCAAGGATTAAATACTGAATTGTACTATAAAAACAAGGACATGGGAGAAACTTTTAATATCGTACCGACAAGTGCAATTAG TGGAGAAGGCATTCCTGATTTGTTACTGCTACTGATCCAATGGTCTCAGAAAACTATGATTGAGAAACTCACATTCAGAAATGAAGTGCAG TGTACGGTATTGGAGGTTAAGGTTATTGAAGGCCATGGAACAACAATTGATGTTGTGTTGGTTAATGGTGTGCTCCATGAAGGCGATCAAATCGTGGTGTGCGGCTTACAG gGTCCCATTGTTACCACAATTCGGGCTTTGCTGACACCCCACCCGATGAAGGAACTCCGAGTTAAG gggACATATCTTCACCATAAAGAAATCAAGGCTGCACAGGGTATCAAGATCACTGGGCAG GGCCTTGAACATGCTATTGCTGGAACTGGTTTATATGTGGTTGGGCGTGATGATGATGTGGAAGATGTCAAGGAATCCGCAATGGAAGACATGAAGTCAGTAATGAGTCGGATTGATAAAACTGGCGAGGGAGTTTACGTACAAGCATCTACCCTTGGGTCACTGGAAGCATTGCTGGAGTTCTTGAAGTCACCGGCAGTAAGCATTCCTGTTAGCGGTATAGGCATTGGCCCAGTACATAAAAAGGATGTCATGAAGTCCAGTGTAATGCTTGAGAAGAAAAAGGAGTATGCCACCATTTTGGCATTTGATGTTAAAGTGACACCTGAGGCTCGGGAACTTGCAGATGAACTAGGAGTAAAGATTTTCATCGCTGATATCATTTATCACCTATTTGATCAATTCAAGGCTTACATTCAGAATCTGAAGGAGGAAAAGAAGAGGGAAGCCGCTGATGAAGCTGTTTTCCCATGTGTTCTTGAGATAATACCAGAGTGCATTTTCAACAAGAAAGATCCTATCATCTTGGGGGTTGATGTTCTTGAGGGCATACTCAAG GTTGGGACACCACTTTGTGTTCCACAAAAAGAATACATTGACATTGGCCGAATTGCTTCCATTGAGTTCAACAAAAAATCAGTGGATTATGCAAAGAAAGGCCAGAAGGTGGCCATTAAG ATTGTGGGAACCAATGCGGAGGAGCAGCAAAAAATGCATGGCAGGCATTTTGACAACGAAGATCAACTAGTCAGCCACATTACAAGAAGGTCAATTGATATTCTTAAAGTTAATTACCGG GATGATCTGTCAATTGAAGATTGGAGGCTGGTTGTTAAATTGAAGACCCTTTTTAAGATACAGTAA
- the LOC7454021 gene encoding eukaryotic translation initiation factor 5B isoform X1, producing MGRKKPAARDEENAPAGGGGKSKKKGLMIDDDEYSVGTELSEETQVQEEKVVITGKKKGKKGNQKDFKEEKGDGEEEEVPEVVFAGKKKSKGKKSGAGGNAGFSSSNFALLGGDEDDDGNDDDDERSELTGEKDSEEEDEPVASFKGKTKGKGDKGSDGGSLFSASAFDAIDDGEIDGEVVDKEEDDDDNDVPVIEFTGKKKKSAKGGKKDAGSVFLAASFDGLDENEDDEKKDEDEDFGAITFSGKKKKSSKSSKKSGSNKFSAALLDDENDEETSVSESVKTNDDVIGVEDEDESVVAFTGKKKKSSKKKGASNHVFSALGGEDEREVAEMVEPEEPNIVEANDSKVTKSEAVAETSKNKKKKKGKSGRTAQEEDDLDKILAELGGGASTLKPSESPPQEEKLNVQPEPVAVPDALVEKEGEEEKEESAAAKKKKKKKEKEKEKKVAAAAAAAAKEEKLEEAKAETSEPKKTDAKGKAAEKKLPKHVREMQEALARRKEMEERKAKEEEEKRRKEEEERLRQEELERQAEEARRRKKEREKEKLLKKKQEGKLLTGKQKEEQRRLEAMRNQILANAGITVPTADRDNAPTKRPRYQTKKSKPAHHQANGIKIEEHVEAKGKEQEEQEEVHEVETVELEKAEPVEEEKTEVASVPEENGMEEDDDDEEWDAKSWDDVNLNVKGAFDDEEDSEPEPVLKKETKSSVPASRGAAPPSDAKPAIAVRKPVTSQPMDSRDVENKKIQTEVEVSDKNRKKDAAVKNKGAVSDAIPKQGEENLRSPICCIMGHVDTGKTKLLDCIRGTNVQEGEAGGITQQIGATYFPAENIRERTKELKADAKLNVPGLLVIDTPGHESFTNLRSRGSGLCDIAILVVDIMHGLEPQTIESLNLLRMRNTEFIVALNKVDRLYAWKAQRNAPIRKALKQQSKDVQNEFDRRLMEVITQFKEQGLNTELYYKNKDMGETFNIVPTSAISGEGIPDLLLLLIQWSQKTMIEKLTFRNEVQCTVLEVKVIEGHGTTIDVVLVNGVLHEGDQIVVCGLQGPIVTTIRALLTPHPMKELRVKGTYLHHKEIKAAQGIKITGQGLEHAIAGTGLYVVGRDDDVEDVKESAMEDMKSVMSRIDKTGEGVYVQASTLGSLEALLEFLKSPAVSIPVSGIGIGPVHKKDVMKSSVMLEKKKEYATILAFDVKVTPEARELADELGVKIFIADIIYHLFDQFKAYIQNLKEEKKREAADEAVFPCVLEIIPECIFNKKDPIILGVDVLEGILKVGTPLCVPQKEYIDIGRIASIEFNKKSVDYAKKGQKVAIKIVGTNAEEQQKMHGRHFDNEDQLVSHITRRSIDILKVNYRDDLSIEDWRLVVKLKTLFKIQ from the exons ATGGGTAGAAAGAAGCCAGCCGCGCGTGATGAGGAGAACGCTCCTGCGGGTGGTGGAGGGAAGTCGAAGAAGAAGGGGTTGatgattgatgatgatgagtattCGGTTGGGACCGAGTTGTCCGAGGAGACACAGGTTCAGGAGGAGAAAGTTGTGATTACTGGGAAAAAGAAGGGTAAGAAGGGGAATCAGAAGGATTTTAAGGAAGAGAAGGGGGATGGTGAGGAGGAGGAAGTGCCGGAGGTTGTGTTTGCTGGGAAAAAGAAGTCGAAAGGGAAGAAGAGTGGTGCTGGTGGGAATGCTGGTTTTTCATCGTCCAATTTTGCCTTATTGGGAggtgatgaggatgatgatggtaatgatgatgacgatgagAGATCGGAATTGACTGGCGAGAAAGATAGCGAGGAGGAGGATGAGCCTGTGGCAAGTTTTAAAGGGAAGACAAAGGGTAAGGGGGATAAGGGGAGTGATGGTGGTAGTTTGTTTAGTGCATCGGCTTTTGATGCTATTGACGATGGTGAGATTGATGGAGAGGTAGTGGATAAAGAAGAGGATGATGATGACAATGACGTGCCTGTTATTGAATTTacaggaaagaagaagaagtcggCAAAGGGTGGTAAGAAGGATGCTGGGAGTGTGTTTTTGGCAGCGAGTTTCGATGGGTTAGATGAGAATGAGGATGACGAGAAGAAAGATGAGGATGAGGATTTTGGTGCGATTACTTTCTCTGGTAAGAAGAAGAAGTCTTCCAAGTCTAGCAAAAAGAGTGGTAGTAATAAATTTAGTGCGGCATTGCTTGATGATGAGAATGATGAAGAGACTTCTGTGTCTGAATCAGTGAAAACCAATGATGATGTGATTGGCGTTGAGGATGAAGATGAGTCGGTGGTTGCATTTACTGGTAAGAAGAAGAAGTCTTCTAAGAAGAAGGGGGCTagtaatcatgttttttctgcATTGGGTGGAGAGGATGAGAGAGAAGTTGCTGAGATGGTTGAACCAGAAGAACCTAATATTGTCGAAGCTAATGATAGTAAGGTTACTAAGAGTGAAGCGGTGGCAGAGACttcaaagaataagaagaagaagaagggtaaGAGTGGAAGGACTGCTCAAGAAGAGGATGATTTGGATAAGATTCTTGCGGAGCTAGGTGGGGGGGCATCTACTTTGAAACCTTCTGAATCACCTCCACAAGAGGAGAAACTTAATGTTCAGCCTGAACCAGTTGCAGTGCCAGATGCTCTGGTCGAGAAGGAgggtgaagaagaaaaagaagagtctGCTGctgcaaagaagaagaagaagaagaaagagaaggagaaagagaagaaggtaGCTGCTGCCGCTGCTGCAGCGGCAAAGGAAGAAAAGCTGGAAGAAGCAAAAGCTGAAACAAGTGAGCCAAAAAAGACAGATGCAAAGGGTAAAGCTGCTGAAAAGAAGCTTCCTAAGCATGTTAGAGAGATGCAAGAGGCACTTGCTAGGAGAAAAGAAATGGAGGAGAGAAAAGCAAAggaggaagaggagaagaggaggaaggaagaagaggaaagaCTAAGGCAAGAAGAACTTGAGAGGCAAGCAGAAGAGGCTAGGCGTAGGAAGAAGGAAAGGGAAAAGGAGAAACTCTTGAAGAAGAAACAGGAAGGCAAGCTTCTAACAGGGAAGCAGAAGGAAGAACAACGGCGGCTAGAGGCTATGCGGAATCAAATACTTGCTAATGCAGGCATCACTGTCCCTACTGCAGACAGAGATAATGCACCTACAAAACGGCCCAGGTACCAGACTAAGAAGTCAAAACCAGCTCACCATCAAGCAAATGGTATCAAGATAGAGGAACATGTAGAAGCTAAAGGAAAAGAGCAAGAGGAGCAGGAAGAAGTGCATGAGGTGGAAACCGTAGAATTAGAGAAGGCTGAACCAGTGGAGGAAGAGAAAACAGAAGTTGCTAGTGTACCTGAGGAGAATGGAATGGAGGAAGATGACGATGATGAGGAATGGGATGCAAAGAGCTGGGATGATGTAAATCTTAATGTTAAGGGTGcatttgatgatgaggaggaTTCTGAGCCTGAACCTGTCTTGAAGAAGGAAACAAAGAGTTCTGTTCCAGCTTCTCGCGGTGCAG CCCCTCCTTCAGATGCCAAGCCTGCAATTGCAGTCAGAAAACCTGTTACATCACAGCCAATGGATTCTCGTGAtgttgaaaataagaaaattcagaCTGAGGTTGAAGTTTCTGACAAAAACAGGAAGAAAGACGCTGCTGTGAAAAATAAAGGAGCAGTTTCAGATGCCATCCCTAAACAGGGTGAAGAGAACCTGCGCTCTCCAATTTGCTGTATTATGGGCCATGTTGATACTGGTAAAACCAAGCTGTTGGATTGTATTCGAGGCACCAATGTGCAAGAAGGTGAGGCTGGGGGTATCACGCAACAGATTGGTGCAACATACTTTCCTGCTGAGAACATACGGGAAAGAACAAAGGAATTGAAAGCTGATGCAAAACTAAATGTCCCTGGTCTGTTGGTTATTGATACCCCTGGCCATGAATCTTTTACTAATCTACGGTCACGCGGTTCAGGTTTATGTGACATTGCTATTCTGGTTGTTGACATAATGCATGGCTTGGAGCCGCAAACCATAGAATCACTCAATCTTTTGAGGATGAGGAATACAGAATTTATTGTTGCATTAAAtaag GTGGACAGACTCTATGCATGGAAAGCACAACGTAATGCACCTATTAGAAAGGCATTGAAGCAGCAATCAAAAGATGTGCAAAATGAATTTGACAGGAGGCTCATGGAG GTCATAACTCAGTTCAAGGAGCAAGGATTAAATACTGAATTGTACTATAAAAACAAGGACATGGGAGAAACTTTTAATATCGTACCGACAAGTGCAATTAG TGGAGAAGGCATTCCTGATTTGTTACTGCTACTGATCCAATGGTCTCAGAAAACTATGATTGAGAAACTCACATTCAGAAATGAAGTGCAG TGTACGGTATTGGAGGTTAAGGTTATTGAAGGCCATGGAACAACAATTGATGTTGTGTTGGTTAATGGTGTGCTCCATGAAGGCGATCAAATCGTGGTGTGCGGCTTACAG gGTCCCATTGTTACCACAATTCGGGCTTTGCTGACACCCCACCCGATGAAGGAACTCCGAGTTAAG gggACATATCTTCACCATAAAGAAATCAAGGCTGCACAGGGTATCAAGATCACTGGGCAG GGCCTTGAACATGCTATTGCTGGAACTGGTTTATATGTGGTTGGGCGTGATGATGATGTGGAAGATGTCAAGGAATCCGCAATGGAAGACATGAAGTCAGTAATGAGTCGGATTGATAAAACTGGCGAGGGAGTTTACGTACAAGCATCTACCCTTGGGTCACTGGAAGCATTGCTGGAGTTCTTGAAGTCACCGGCAGTAAGCATTCCTGTTAGCGGTATAGGCATTGGCCCAGTACATAAAAAGGATGTCATGAAGTCCAGTGTAATGCTTGAGAAGAAAAAGGAGTATGCCACCATTTTGGCATTTGATGTTAAAGTGACACCTGAGGCTCGGGAACTTGCAGATGAACTAGGAGTAAAGATTTTCATCGCTGATATCATTTATCACCTATTTGATCAATTCAAGGCTTACATTCAGAATCTGAAGGAGGAAAAGAAGAGGGAAGCCGCTGATGAAGCTGTTTTCCCATGTGTTCTTGAGATAATACCAGAGTGCATTTTCAACAAGAAAGATCCTATCATCTTGGGGGTTGATGTTCTTGAGGGCATACTCAAG GTTGGGACACCACTTTGTGTTCCACAAAAAGAATACATTGACATTGGCCGAATTGCTTCCATTGAGTTCAACAAAAAATCAGTGGATTATGCAAAGAAAGGCCAGAAGGTGGCCATTAAG ATTGTGGGAACCAATGCGGAGGAGCAGCAAAAAATGCATGGCAGGCATTTTGACAACGAAGATCAACTAGTCAGCCACATTACAAGAAGGTCAATTGATATTCTTAAAGTTAATTACCGG GATGATCTGTCAATTGAAGATTGGAGGCTGGTTGTTAAATTGAAGACCCTTTTTAAGATACAGTAA